The following are from one region of the Arachis duranensis cultivar V14167 chromosome 10, aradu.V14167.gnm2.J7QH, whole genome shotgun sequence genome:
- the LOC107471090 gene encoding probable galacturonosyltransferase-like 10, producing the protein MKEMFLFRSIFCLFFFSICLLLFSSANGIRSFKIRDNNGHENNEFKDASFLQFKEAPEYRNQQSCTVFYERNNLQELLCEPSPVHIAMTLDLEYLRGSLAAVHSVVKHTSCPENLFFHFIISSESDADFASIVQSSFPSLKFKVYVFNVRLVNALISPSIREALENPLNYARSYLANLLDQCVERVIYLDSDVIVVDDIQKLWKVSLKDSSSKVIGAPEYCHANFTRYFSYEFWSSSEFLKIFEGKKKRPCYFNTGVMVMDLGKWRTGEYTKRIEKWMKVQKERRIYELGSLPPFLLVFGGDVEPIEHRWNQHGLGGDNVADSCRSLHPGPVSLMHWSGKGKPWKRLDAKKPCLVDYLWKPYDLYLQHDHHHHHHRIAKRLADS; encoded by the coding sequence ATGAAAGAAATGTTTCTATTTAGATCAATTTTCTGtttgttcttcttctcaatttgcTTGCTTCTCTTTTCTTCAGCCAATGGTATTCGATCTTTCAAGATCAGAGATAACAATGGCCATGAAAATAATGAGTTCAAAGATGCTTCCTTTTTGCAATTTAAAGAGGCCCCAGAATACAGAAACCAGCAAAGTTGCACTGTTTTTTATGAAAGAAACAATTTGCAAGAATTGTTATGTGAACCATCACCTGTTCATATTGCAATGACCCTTGACCTTGAATACCTCAGAGGTTCTCTGGCTGCGGTTCATTCTGTTGTCAAACACACTTCTTGTCCTGAGAATCTCTTCTTCCATTTCATCATTTCTTCTGAATCTGATGCTGACTTTGCAAGTATTGTTCAATCTTCTTTTCCTTCACTGAAATTCAAAGTGTATGTGTTCAATGTAAGGTTAGTCAATGCTCTCATATCACCTTCAATAAGGGAAGCACTTGAGAATCCTTTGAACTATGCAAGGAGTTACCTTGCTAATTTGCTTGATCAATGTGTTGAGAGAGTAATCTACTTGGATTCTGATGTCATAGTTGTTGATGACATTCAAAAGCTTTGGAAGGTTTCTCTGAAAGATTCAAGTTCAAAAGTCATTGGTGCTCCTGAATATTGTCATGCAAATTTCACAAGATACTTCTCCTATGAGTTTTGGTCAAGTTCAGAGTTCCTTAAGATCTttgaagggaagaagaaaaggccTTGTTATTTCAACACTGGGGTTATGGTAATGGACTTGGGTAAATGGAGAACAGGTGAATACACCAAGAGGATTGAGAAATGGATGAAAGTTCAGAAGGAAAGAAGGATCTATGAGTTGGGTTCACTACCTCCATTCTTGCTTGTTTTTGGTGGTGATGTTGAGCCTATTGAACATAGATGGAATCAACATGGTCTTGGAGGGGATAATGTTGCTGACAGTTGCAGGAGTTTGCATCCTGGTCCAGTTAGTTTGATGCATTGGAGTGGTAAAGGGAAGCCATGGAAAAGGCTTGATGCCAAGAAGCCATGCCTTGTTGATTATTTGTGGAAACCTTATGATCTTTACTTACAGCATGAccatcatcatcaccaccatAGAATTGCCAAGAGATTAGCAgattcttga